The Siansivirga zeaxanthinifaciens CC-SAMT-1 region AACGGCATCGACATATAATCCCGAACCGCCTACCATTACAACAACATCGTGTGTTTTATATAATTTATTAAGACAGTTTAAAGCGTCTTTTTCGAAAGCACCTACATTGTATTGATCTTCGATACTTTTATGATGAATAAAATGATGCTTCGCTGCTGCTAATTCTTCTTGGGATGGAGCAGCTGTGCCAATTTGCATTTCTTTAAAGAATTGCCTTGAATCGGCTGAAATGATTTCGGTATTAAAATGATTTGCAAGTTTAATGCTTAAGTCTGTTTTGCCTATTGCCGTTGGACCTACTACCGAAATTAAATATTTATTTGTTGGGTTAATAACGTATGATTTTTGTTTGTAAAGGTAATTTGAATTCCTGATTTTACAAGTCTTTGTGTTTAAAAACTACTTGGCAGGTGTGGGCGTTAAGGGTAGAAGCGGCATCCTTTTATTTTTTTCAAATAAAAGATATAGCGGATAACCTGACCACGATGCGTCGTGGTAACGCCATGAGACTTTAAATTTTATGTCCGCAATTATAACAGAAATCGGCGTCGTCTCGGTGGTTTTCTTTGGAACAGTTTGGGCAGGACTGTGTGTTTAAATTGACATCTTCTTTTTTAGGCGTTTTTTCATTTTTAAATTGATTGGTGTATTCGGCAGAAACGATTCCGGTTGGGACTGCAATGATTCCGTAACCTAAAATCATAACTAATGAGGCTATAAACTGCCCCAAAGGTGTTTGTGGTGCAATATCGCCAAACCCAACTGTAGTAAGGGTTACAATGCACCAATAAACGCTTACAGGTATGTTGGTAAAACCGTTTTCTTCGCCTTCTACCAAGTACATAATGGTTCCTAAAATAATGCATACGATGATTACAGCAAGTAGAAAAACCGATATTTTAGCCCGGCTTGCTTTGAGGGCTTTTACTAAATTTTGAGAGGCTCCCAAAAAATGTACGAGTTTTAAAATTCTGAAAACACGCAATAAGCGCAGGGCTCTTAATGCAGCCAGAGCATGTATGCCGCCTAAGAAAAGGGATATATATTTTGGTGCTGTCGATAGAAAATCGATAATGCCATAAAAACTAAAAATGTATTTTAATGGTTTTTTTACAGCGATAATACGTGCAATATATTCTATGCTAAAGAGGATGGTAATTAGCCACTCTAAAACATTAAGTAACTCGAAATATTTTACATTGATACTTTTAACACTTTCTAGCATAACAAAGGCAATGCTAGCAAGAATAATTATAAGCAGCACTACATCAAATAATTTGCCAGCGGGTGTGTCGGCTTCATAAATTATTTCGTGTAGTTTTCTTCTCCAGCTATTTAATGGTTTGTTATTCATTACTTCAAAAGTAAGAAAAGATTAGTTATATTTTCTTAAATAGAATTATGGAGTTTTTTTGGGTGTCAACCACTTTTGCCATAAATTCTTTTAAATACGGATAATACTCAGGAGGATAAATAGATTCTTTAAATTCTACCTTCATCATTAACATGACAGAATTATTAAGTAAGCTACAGGATAATCTTAGTGATCCTGTGTTATTTGGTAAAGATATCATGATCTCTTTTGGTTTTTCAATAACCTCGTATTTATTATTTAAATTAATTTGTACCATATAAAAATAATTATCTGGATAGCCAAAGTCTATGGGGTAGGTGCGTTCTTGAAGTTTAAATGGATTTTCTGAGAAAAATATTTTAAAAAAAGGATTTAAATAAATGGATTCGGCATTGGTATTTAGGTCGTAATCTATGGTGTAAGTTTCTTGAAAATCCGGATTTTCAAGGATATTATTTTCAACCTCATAATCGTTAATCTCGATATATGGTGATTTATTTTCTAGGTCTTCTAGGTAAGCTTCTTTGTTTGAAAAATATCTTTTTTTAGTATCAATGGCATGATACCCCGTATATTTTGTGTTAACCGTTCCTGTTAAATTTTGATCGTCTTCGAAGTTTAAATCGGCTTTATAGAAATACGTTGAGGCTTTACCAGGTTTAATATCTATCCAATCACTACCATTTTTAAGATCTAAGGTTCTACCGAATTGGTTTAAACATCTAAAAGGAAGATCTCCAAAACTTATAAATTTATCTGTGCCATCTAAAAAATAGGAAGTACCATTAATAGTTGCTTGAACTATTAAGTAATTAAACTCTGAAATTACTGGAAAAATGGTTGTTATTAAGCCGTTTTCTCGAGTTGATAACAATATTGGTTTAACATCGATACCAGCGGTATCAAGTAAATTATGAAGTAAGATATTTATGGATGACACATTTCCTGATTTTTCTTTTAATAAATCTTTAATGGATACATCTTTAAAAATTTGGAATTCTTCATTCCAAGTAAAATTGTTTTGAACAAATTGGTATATAGCTGTAGCTTTTTTAAGAGGATCAGATTCATTGATAATGTGTGCAGGTAAAATTTCATCAAAATCTACCGATTTTGAAAGCTGCTTACCTATGTTTTTGTCAATTTTTAGTTCTTTGTCTACGGTTTCCCAGGTTTTTGCATAATTACTAATTTGCCCCTGAAAATCTTGAAAGGTTTTAAGTTCGTATTCTATACGAGCTAAATAGTTGCTTTTAGTAGTCATGTAATTTTCCTTTATAAAAGCGGGTATATCTTTCATGACATACATAGAGTTTGAACAATCTGCGTAACTACCGTCGCTAACTTCTAGGCATCGTTTTTCTATAACAGATTCGTTTTTAAATAATTTTTTACCACCAATTAATTTTACGTGATAATCCCAATTTGCTGGAATACTTGCATTGTATTCGCTGTACAGTTTTGGTATTTCCGATTGAAAATTCCAACTTTTGTAATTAAACATAAAGGGCGAGATAAGTTTGTAACTATAAGTAATTACAGAGCCTTCCTTAATATTTGGTAAAGTAAATTTAATGAGCGTATGGTTTTCGTCGTATGCTTCGGTAAAAATATCTTTTTTCTCTAACTGTGTTTTAGTTATTTTGCCATTAACATAGTTATAAGTTGTTGCTAAAATACTTTCTACTTCTTCATATCTGGTTTTAGTTATGTAAAGTGGAATTACAATGTTTGCATTATCGAAACCTTCGCGTTTAAGTAGCTTTATTTTTCGTTTTATTACGGTTATTAAATGATATTCATTTCTATCTACATGGCTTTTTCCTTGTTCATAAATTACCAAAGCATTTGCTGTAGAGTCCTTTAAAAAAGTGGTAGATTTAATATCGTCTAAGGTAACTATATAGTTTTCGGAGTTGTATTTTTCTTGAGAAAAGCATACTATTCTTAAAAAAAGTAAAAAAAGTGTAAAAAAAGTTTTCATTTAGTTTAATTGGTTAATTACAAAGAACAATGTAATAAATTTC contains the following coding sequences:
- a CDS encoding DUF3857 domain-containing protein; the encoded protein is MKTFFTLFLLFLRIVCFSQEKYNSENYIVTLDDIKSTTFLKDSTANALVIYEQGKSHVDRNEYHLITVIKRKIKLLKREGFDNANIVIPLYITKTRYEEVESILATTYNYVNGKITKTQLEKKDIFTEAYDENHTLIKFTLPNIKEGSVITYSYKLISPFMFNYKSWNFQSEIPKLYSEYNASIPANWDYHVKLIGGKKLFKNESVIEKRCLEVSDGSYADCSNSMYVMKDIPAFIKENYMTTKSNYLARIEYELKTFQDFQGQISNYAKTWETVDKELKIDKNIGKQLSKSVDFDEILPAHIINESDPLKKATAIYQFVQNNFTWNEEFQIFKDVSIKDLLKEKSGNVSSINILLHNLLDTAGIDVKPILLSTRENGLITTIFPVISEFNYLIVQATINGTSYFLDGTDKFISFGDLPFRCLNQFGRTLDLKNGSDWIDIKPGKASTYFYKADLNFEDDQNLTGTVNTKYTGYHAIDTKKRYFSNKEAYLEDLENKSPYIEINDYEVENNILENPDFQETYTIDYDLNTNAESIYLNPFFKIFFSENPFKLQERTYPIDFGYPDNYFYMVQINLNNKYEVIEKPKEIMISLPNNTGSLRLSCSLLNNSVMLMMKVEFKESIYPPEYYPYLKEFMAKVVDTQKNSIILFKKI
- a CDS encoding ion transporter, with translation MNNKPLNSWRRKLHEIIYEADTPAGKLFDVVLLIIILASIAFVMLESVKSINVKYFELLNVLEWLITILFSIEYIARIIAVKKPLKYIFSFYGIIDFLSTAPKYISLFLGGIHALAALRALRLLRVFRILKLVHFLGASQNLVKALKASRAKISVFLLAVIIVCIILGTIMYLVEGEENGFTNIPVSVYWCIVTLTTVGFGDIAPQTPLGQFIASLVMILGYGIIAVPTGIVSAEYTNQFKNEKTPKKEDVNLNTQSCPNCSKENHRDDADFCYNCGHKI